From a single Endozoicomonas euniceicola genomic region:
- a CDS encoding AAA family ATPase, with protein sequence METGVQAMPAALQPAFYELNETFDLDTNQLILLEGFQACVHPAVPAVQPYLFDRDRLRKLLAFLDNPEGDGLCLTGPTGCGKTSLVMQAASRLHWPTQMVPVHGRMELDDLLGQKVLDKGATPFQYGALSTAVKEGHILIMDEMDVADPAELTGLYDLLDGAPLVLAQNGGEIIPVHPRFRFVATGNSAGAGDGSGLYQGVLRQSLAWLDRFRCIEVDYPDEFTEIMILDQVVPDLSTIVREKMVKLANEVRRLFTGNTNGRGEGHSSVLRCPLVGWCAGQGCRSGFRVRRGCLNTPLAPNTISTVFSTRTRELYFPELRFHSFRHDGISRLFEQKMSIPEVAIRSGHKTWDNLRRYTHLIHKTPPDLWSRCKEMEAEFWSGNEPKGRRMKAMFKGE encoded by the coding sequence ATGGAAACTGGGGTTCAGGCTATGCCAGCGGCTTTACAGCCTGCTTTTTATGAACTGAATGAAACCTTTGACCTGGATACGAATCAACTGATCCTTCTCGAAGGTTTTCAGGCGTGCGTGCATCCGGCAGTACCAGCTGTTCAGCCTTATCTATTTGACAGAGACCGGCTGCGGAAGTTGCTGGCGTTTCTCGATAACCCTGAAGGCGACGGCTTGTGCCTGACAGGGCCGACAGGTTGCGGCAAAACCAGTCTGGTGATGCAGGCGGCTTCAAGGTTGCACTGGCCTACACAGATGGTCCCTGTTCACGGAAGAATGGAACTGGATGATCTTCTGGGTCAGAAAGTTCTTGATAAGGGTGCAACGCCTTTTCAGTACGGAGCATTGAGCACTGCGGTTAAGGAAGGTCATATCCTCATCATGGATGAAATGGATGTGGCCGATCCCGCAGAGCTTACCGGATTGTACGATCTGCTGGATGGTGCGCCTCTCGTATTGGCGCAGAACGGCGGAGAAATCATTCCGGTGCATCCAAGATTTCGGTTTGTTGCCACGGGTAACAGTGCCGGGGCGGGTGATGGCAGTGGTTTGTATCAGGGTGTGCTGCGACAGTCACTGGCCTGGTTAGACCGCTTCCGTTGTATCGAAGTGGACTACCCCGATGAGTTCACTGAGATAATGATTCTGGACCAGGTGGTGCCAGACCTTTCAACCATCGTCAGGGAAAAGATGGTGAAGCTCGCTAACGAGGTTCGTCGTCTGTTCACTGGTAATACAAATGGAAGAGGGGAAGGTCACAGCTCAGTGTTACGTTGTCCACTCGTGGGCTGGTGCGCTGGGCAAGGCTGTCGCTCCGGTTTCAGGGTGCGCCGAGGGTGTTTGAATACGCCCCTTGCTCCGAATACGATTTCAACGGTGTTCTCTACCCGAACCCGAGAATTGTATTTTCCAGAGTTGCGCTTTCACTCGTTCCGGCATGACGGCATCTCCCGATTGTTTGAACAGAAAATGAGTATTCCGGAAGTGGCAATCAGAAGTGGTCATAAGACATGGGACAACCTACGACGTTACACCCATTTGATCCATAAAACTCCGCCTGACCTATGGAGTCGCTGCAAGGAAATGGAAGCTGAATTCTGGTCTGGCAATGAGCCGAAAGGGCGTCGGATGAAAGCGATGTTCAAAGGGGAATAA
- a CDS encoding reverse transcriptase family protein, translating into MEAVYTTTDGLAQIQLLAEENYGQKNHVNRCLYRLLSDEAVLITAYENIKSKAGNMTKGTDNRTLDGYSLKVIRKVIQELEAESFQFSPVRVQPIPKKNGKFRKLGIAPPPEKVVQEAMRMILEAIYEPSSATTATDTALQRAFIQPWNRSTITGKVLNGLLKVTLNDSSITLTIMC; encoded by the coding sequence ATGGAAGCCGTCTACACGACAACCGATGGATTGGCTCAAATTCAGTTACTTGCAGAGGAAAATTATGGTCAGAAAAACCATGTGAACCGGTGTCTCTATCGGCTGCTTAGTGATGAAGCGGTACTGATTACTGCTTATGAAAACATCAAGAGCAAAGCCGGCAACATGACAAAAGGCACAGACAACAGAACGCTTGACGGGTATTCCCTGAAGGTGATCAGGAAGGTCATTCAGGAACTTGAGGCTGAGAGTTTTCAATTCTCCCCTGTCAGAGTTCAGCCGATTCCAAAGAAAAACGGCAAATTCCGTAAGCTGGGCATAGCGCCACCGCCAGAAAAGGTCGTTCAGGAAGCCATGAGAATGATCCTTGAGGCAATCTATGAACCGTCTTCAGCGACTACAGCCACGGATACCGCCCTGCAAAGAGCTTTCATTCAGCCTTGGAACAGGTCAACAATCACTGGAAAAGTGTTAAATGGATTATTGAAGGTGACATTAAACGATTCTTCGATAACGTTGACCATCATGTGCTGA